The Sediminicola sp. YIK13 genomic sequence ATCTATTCCATTCCCATTTAAATAGCGAATGGCAGCTATTTGAGGCCTGGATAGGTGAACAAACATCAAAAATTATTTTGGTGATGGGCAATCACGACATTATCTCCCCCTTAAAATATGAAGGGATCGGCATAGAAACCATACAGGAAATTTTACTCCCTCCTTTTTTGCTCACCCACCACCCAGAAGAAAGAGATGGTTTTTTTAATTTCTCGGGGCACATCCATCCCGCTGTCAAACTAAAAGGACTGGGCCGACAACGACTTAAATTACCCTGTTTTTTTAAGAGGGAAAACCAAATGATACTTCCGGCCTTTGGAGAATTTACCGGCACGCATATTTTAACACCTACTAAAGAGGACGAAGTGTACGCCATTACAAAAAATGAGGTTATTTTAGTGGCAAACCATTAGAGATGCTTACCAGCCAAAAACATTTGTTCAGTCTCGAAGACAATATCACCTATTTAAACGGTGCCTATATGTCTCCCCAATTAAAAAGCACAGAGGAAATCGGCATGGCCAACCTCAAAAAGAAAAGCCGACCCTACTCCATTAGTCCAGCCGATTTTTTCACACAAAGGGTAGTCCTAAAAAAGCGTTTTGCGGCACTAATTGAAGCTCCCAACTATCAAAATATCGCCATTATTCCTTCTGTTTCCTATGGTACAGCTACCGTTGCCAATAATATAACGTTAAAGGCCGGGGATGAGATAATTTTGGTGGACGAAGAGTTTCCCAGTAATGTATATACGTGGAGACGCCTGGCAGAAACCTATGGGGCCCATATAAAAATTATTCAGCCTCCCCGCGGATTTAAGGATCGCGGGAGACTTTGGAATGAAGCCATCCTAAATGCCATTACCCATAAAACAGCACTTGTGGCCATGGCCCATGTACATTGGGCAGACGGCACTAAATTTGACCTTAAATCGGTGCGGGAGAAAACGCGAACAGTGGGTGCGCTCCTTATCATTGATGGCACCCAAAGCATTGGCGCCCTCCCTTTTTCGGTAAAAGAATTGCAACCAGACGCCTTGATCTGTGGAGGTTACAAATGGCTAATGGGACCTTACTCCTTGGGTGTTGCCTATTATAGTGATGTCTTTAACGATGGGAAACCCTTGGAGGATAATTGGATGAACAAACTGCACTGCGAAGATTTCACCCAATTGACCCAATATCACGACGAATATCAACCCCATGCGGGACGGTATTCAGTTGGGGAATCCAGCAATTTTATTATGGTCCCCATGCTCATCAATGCCTTGGAACAACTCATACAATGGCAGCCAGTAAGAATCCAGAAATATTGTCGGTTTATTTCAGAAGATGCTTTGGATAAATTACGTGAGCAAAACTGTTTTATCGAAGAGAATG encodes the following:
- a CDS encoding aminotransferase class V-fold PLP-dependent enzyme, producing the protein MLTSQKHLFSLEDNITYLNGAYMSPQLKSTEEIGMANLKKKSRPYSISPADFFTQRVVLKKRFAALIEAPNYQNIAIIPSVSYGTATVANNITLKAGDEIILVDEEFPSNVYTWRRLAETYGAHIKIIQPPRGFKDRGRLWNEAILNAITHKTALVAMAHVHWADGTKFDLKSVREKTRTVGALLIIDGTQSIGALPFSVKELQPDALICGGYKWLMGPYSLGVAYYSDVFNDGKPLEDNWMNKLHCEDFTQLTQYHDEYQPHAGRYSVGESSNFIMVPMLINALEQLIQWQPVRIQKYCRFISEDALDKLREQNCFIEENDFRGQHLFGVYLPKEREREVRNIKQRLHEHNIFVSYRGKAIRVSPNVYNQKEDFDKFLSCFNPF
- the pdeM gene encoding ligase-associated DNA damage response endonuclease PdeM, which encodes MTQHIQIQDQHITLHSTGALFWQEQDMLLVSDVHLGKVSHFRKHGAAIPQKAIEKNFELLTEIVVKFKPMTICFLGDLFHSHLNSEWQLFEAWIGEQTSKIILVMGNHDIISPLKYEGIGIETIQEILLPPFLLTHHPEERDGFFNFSGHIHPAVKLKGLGRQRLKLPCFFKRENQMILPAFGEFTGTHILTPTKEDEVYAITKNEVILVANH